GGGAAAGCAGAACTACCGGACCCAGGCTGTTAATGACAGTGGCCAGACCGCCAGCGGAGCCACTAGCGACTGGTTACTTGACGTCGTGGGACAGGAAGTGGGACGTACCCTCTCCGACCCGGCCACCACTACGGCGACGGCATCCTACGCATCAGGAGACGTGGCCGACGTCCTTCAAGCACTGCAGGCCACATCATGAGTTCCCGCGCACTGAGTGTGGTCCCGGACCCCGAGCAAGAGGTATCCATCGCCGTAGCAGCCGTTGAGATCGAAGAGAGGCATGATCTCCCGGCGTCCCCAATCGAGGGAGAACTACCGGTTGCATCGACACCGCTAGAGGCTGGCTCATCCACAGCACCGGCTTTCTGGTGCGTCGGCGCGCACGGTGGAGCCGGAGCAACGACACTGGCTCGGCTGTGGGCACCTGCCGGAGACGCAGGCCAAGTCTGGCCGGCCGCCGAAGAGTTCACCACCTGTGTCGTCGTATGCCGCTCCACTATGACGGGTCTCGATGCAGCTCACTCGGTCGTTCTCCAAGGGCAGCGCGACGACCGCACCGGTTGCACGGTCCTCG
This region of Corynebacterium atrinae genomic DNA includes:
- a CDS encoding DUF6668 family protein yields the protein MSSRALSVVPDPEQEVSIAVAAVEIEERHDLPASPIEGELPVASTPLEAGSSTAPAFWCVGAHGGAGATTLARLWAPAGDAGQVWPAAEEFTTCVVVCRSTMTGLDAAHSVVLQGQRDDRTGCTVLGVVVIADSPGKLSKPLKQKISILAELTTLWHIGYEPGIRDHLPHELATWIPSPEAENPKKRRKKQGVTEEVSVEVARVGHDVFLAAYQAVKATDSKEED